Below is a window of Sus scrofa isolate TJ Tabasco breed Duroc chromosome 3, Sscrofa11.1, whole genome shotgun sequence DNA.
GGGCGCCCGGTGCCTACCGCGCCGATTCCcggcgccagagccacagccgccaggCCACGGCTGCGGGTCCGGAGGGCAGACGCCAGGCCGTCCGGTGGGGTCCGTGGGGGGGGCGCGGGTCTCCCTTCTCCGGCCTCGTGGGGGACCGGCCGGGGTGGGGGAGCCGTGCCCGCAGGGGCAGGCAGGCGGGCGCGGCCCTCATAGCACCTTGCAGCAGTTGATGCAGCCGTTCTGGGAGCCGTAGCGTTTCTGCAGCGCGGCTCGCGTGGCCGTCTCGAAGACCTCGCGCACGCCCTCCTTGGTCTTGGCAGAGCACTCGAGGTAGTCGTAGGCTTGGATGCGCACGGCCATGGCGCGGCCGTCATCCGTGCGCACGGGTTCCTGCTTCATGCGGGCCAGCTCAGTGCGGACGTGCTCGTCGCTGCGCAGGTCTTTCTTGTTGGCCACCAGGATGATGGGCACGTTGGGGCAGAAGTGCTTCACCTCGGGCACCCACTTCTCGGGGATGTTCTCCAGGGAATCCGGGCTGTCCACCGAGAAGCACATAAGGATCACGTCGGTGTCCGGGTAGGAGAGCGGCCGCAGGCGATCGTAGTCCTCCTGGCCCGCTGTGTCCCACAGCGCCAGCTCCACCTGCTTGCCGTCCACTTCGATGTCGGCCACATAGTTCTCAAAGACTGTGGGCACGTACACCTCAGGGAACTCGTCCTTACTGAACACGATCAGCAGGCACGTCTTGCCGCACGCGCCGTCGCCCACCACCACCAGCTTCTTGCGGATGGCCGCCATGAGCGGGCCGGGCCCGGGCAGCAAGAGGGGGCCCGCGAACGCCTCGCTGCCGTCCCGCTGGCCGCTCACTGCTCACCTCGGGCTGCGCGCTAGGGGCAAGGGTCGCTAGCTGCACCCAGGCCCCGGGGTGGCGCGTTCTCTCGCTGTGCTCAGGAAGCCGCGGCGTGGGCGGTAGGGGCGCGGGAGCATAGGGCGCACCGTACGTCTCCGCGCTGCTCCGGAGCGGTGGCGGCCCTCCTCGCCCCGGATCCGGGGTTGGCGCCTTTGTGCGCAAACGGTGACTAGAGTAGCAGACCCGGCCTAGCTTCCTCCCGGGTCGCTCTAGGCCTCAGCAAAGGTACAGGAAAACGAACGAAAGCAGGCAGACTGCGGTGGCAGATGCAGGCTGCGGCCCTAGCGCCCGCTATTTAAAGAGTTCGGCGACTTTCTTAATATAGCCGCCCAATGGCAAGCGAGCCGACTGAGCTCATCGCTGCGGAGCTTGGCTCTGATTGGCCGTCCGCTGCAGcccaggggcggggccgggcgagCTTGATTGACGGCCCAGGCCGCGGGGCTGGGAGAGGCGGCGACCGGGGAGCGTGCGCCGCGGCTGGCGCTGCGGGGCTCCGGCGACACCAGGGTTCCCTCCTTCGCCGCAGCTTCTGCGCGTGGGGCGGGAGGCCAAGAGCTAGCTACCAGGAGCCCGCAGGGCCTGGACGAGAGGTTCAGAAAGAAGCCGCACTTTGTGGGGCGTTAACGACTCCCTCCCACTCAAAATTGCCGCGCTGGCTTCGCAAACTCCCAGCGGGTGGTCGGACCTGTGGGGGACCGAGCGGTTCCTTtaacttggttttgtttttaagtgaacgcgcgcgcacacacacattcgTTTGTTCCCAAGCAaggtcttttcccttttctttcagaAGCGGGCCCACCCCTGGTCGAGTCTGCCATCCCTGTCCTTCCACCAGGGTACCCGCCTAGAGCAGCCCGGGGTTTGGATCTTAGAGATGGTGGCTGTAAATTAGGTGACCCTGGGCCGAGCTTCTGGCTCCTCCAAGTCCTATCGCCTACCCCCTTCTCGGCACCCAGCCTAGGTCTTTAGGTAAAGATTCGGAGAAGGAGGGACGGTGAAAAGGGAAGGTCGAGGTTGGTTGCAGAACTTGAGGTCCGCTGGGAAGAAGTTACCAAGCAGAAAAAGGCAGCCTCAGCCCTGGATTTCAAGATTAATTCGGATCCTGGTCATAAGGCAGAGAACTGCCTGAGGTAAACAGTACAATAAAATCcaaatccccacccccaccccactgggcTAGAAGAGGCTGAGGTCCCCCTGGGGAGTAGCAGGAGAAACTTGAAGGCTGGGACATAGCAAATCAGTGTCTAGTGGGGTGCTAGCTCCTAGTCTCCTGCTATCCACCAGGACTTAATCCATCTCTTCCTTGTATCCTGTAGGAGATGGCACCTGTGTCTGATCTAGAAGCTTCTGAGTGGATGGGTCCCAATGGACAGAAGGGGTGAGAAGAAGGATGGAGGTAGGGAGGGAGGACCacccaaggaggaggaagagcttgAACCAAAGCAGAGATGTGACAAAGAGTAGGACAGATTCTAGGAACAGAGAATAGCTTACTGGGGCTACCCTCAGTGGAAAGAGAGAGTTGAAACTCAGGAGGCAGGCCAATCATGGAGGACAAGTACCAACTACACAGGTTGGGCCATATCCATTCTAGAGGCAAGGGGATGCTTGTTGGTTTTTCAGCAATGGAGAGACACACTACATCCTGATGAGGTTATTGTCTCATATTTCTGTGTCCCCCTCTGACGAAAAGCTGTTGGAGGGCCTGGATTCTGTCTATCACAGCATCTTGAAGACCCAGCACAATGTCTGACCCTATGCAAGAATCCATAAATGACTGTGGAGAATTGAGCTAAACGCTCATGTACTCAGGTGGAA
It encodes the following:
- the RHOB gene encoding rho-related GTP-binding protein RhoB isoform X1, whose translation is MAAIRKKLVVVGDGACGKTCLLIVFSKDEFPEVYVPTVFENYVADIEVDGKQVELALWDTAGQEDYDRLRPLSYPDTDVILMCFSVDSPDSLENIPEKWVPEVKHFCPNVPIILVANKKDLRSDEHVRTELARMKQEPVRTDDGRAMAVRIQAYDYLECSAKTKEGVREVFETATRAALQKRYGSQNGCINCCKVL